The following proteins come from a genomic window of Actinomycetota bacterium:
- the polA gene encoding DNA polymerase I, with protein MEGRFTDPIVAIDGNSLLHRAFHALPPTMTAPDGRPTNAAFGFISMLLKIVQDLEPQGVVVAFDRGRPAFREEALACYKAHRPKTPDELRVQFPMIKELLEALAVPVIEADGWEGDDVLGTIARLAEELGAQALLVTGDRDALQLVSDHVKVVTTRKGIADIVIYDSSAVLERYGVTPEQIPDYLGLKGDTSDNIPGVKGVGEKTAAKLIAEYGTLEAVLSAAGSIKGKLGENLQLYAEDARVSRLVATIRRDVPIDLDLTSVSWGKFDPARVAEAFAALRFSQAVIGRVLASGHQDASASMAGVKPAAPTDVWRQTASQATTGLVAQWAATDGWLGIAFDDGTCDSLFASRCDLALADPTRREVTLVTGDAAEGALTALLGGSARIACGDWKATVHALCPPEAGGSFDAAIEAFGPERTFDCGIAAYLLESNRNSYQLDALAADLLPGHIPAGPGRENMASHESRLAAEVAPILASRLHEDGSADVFERIEMPLVPILSRMERTGVGLDTQVLLELGEEVAGRLEGIATAIYGYAGGEFCIDSPKQLSEVLFEKLGLPTQKRKKTGYSTDASVLAALAPMHPIAEEVVAYRELAKLKSTYIDALPALVAADGRIHTTFNQTVAATGRLSSSAPNLQNIPVRTELGRRIRAAFVPAIEGDLIVAADYSQIELRILAHLSGDQGLIEAFTDGRDFHAVTASRVFGVPVEDVPQGYRAKAKAVNFGIVYGQSAHGLADSLKIGHGEAQDMIDRYYAAYPRVRAYLDETVASAHRLGYASTLFGRKRRIPELKSPNFNLRAFGERTAMNHPMQGTAADIMKLAMIEVDRKLRETKLEARMLLQVHDELVFECPAQELQALTTLAEEAMAGVAELAVPLEVGVAAGKNWAVAK; from the coding sequence TCCACGCCTTGCCTCCCACGATGACCGCACCGGACGGCCGGCCGACCAACGCCGCATTCGGTTTCATCTCCATGCTACTCAAGATCGTCCAAGACCTCGAGCCACAAGGAGTGGTGGTGGCTTTCGACCGAGGGCGCCCCGCGTTCCGGGAAGAGGCTCTGGCCTGCTACAAGGCGCATAGGCCCAAGACCCCCGATGAGCTTCGAGTGCAGTTCCCGATGATAAAGGAACTGCTCGAGGCGCTTGCAGTGCCGGTGATCGAGGCCGATGGCTGGGAGGGCGATGACGTGCTGGGCACGATTGCGCGACTCGCCGAGGAGCTCGGTGCCCAAGCCCTGCTGGTGACCGGGGACCGTGACGCACTCCAGCTCGTCAGCGATCACGTCAAGGTCGTCACCACACGCAAAGGCATCGCAGATATCGTCATCTACGACTCGTCTGCAGTGTTGGAGCGCTACGGAGTGACCCCTGAGCAGATACCGGATTATCTCGGCTTGAAGGGTGATACCTCGGACAACATCCCCGGGGTCAAGGGAGTTGGCGAGAAGACCGCCGCCAAGCTCATCGCCGAGTATGGAACGCTGGAGGCCGTTCTTTCGGCGGCCGGGTCGATCAAGGGCAAGCTTGGCGAGAATCTACAACTTTACGCCGAGGACGCGCGTGTCAGCCGTCTGGTCGCGACGATCCGCCGAGACGTGCCTATCGATCTCGACCTGACCTCGGTGAGCTGGGGCAAGTTCGACCCAGCGCGCGTTGCCGAGGCTTTCGCGGCGCTGCGCTTCTCGCAGGCGGTTATCGGCCGAGTGCTCGCCAGCGGGCATCAGGATGCTTCGGCGTCGATGGCGGGCGTCAAGCCTGCGGCTCCGACCGACGTCTGGCGGCAGACCGCCTCGCAAGCAACGACCGGGCTCGTGGCACAGTGGGCCGCTACCGATGGGTGGCTCGGCATCGCGTTCGACGACGGCACCTGCGACTCACTCTTCGCGTCCCGATGCGATCTTGCCCTCGCCGACCCTACCCGCCGAGAAGTCACGCTCGTGACCGGCGATGCTGCCGAGGGCGCGCTGACCGCGTTACTCGGCGGTTCGGCACGGATCGCTTGCGGGGACTGGAAGGCCACGGTGCACGCACTTTGCCCGCCGGAAGCGGGTGGGAGCTTCGATGCGGCCATTGAGGCGTTCGGGCCAGAACGGACTTTCGATTGCGGGATCGCGGCCTATCTGCTCGAGTCGAACCGCAACTCGTATCAGCTCGATGCGCTGGCCGCAGACCTACTTCCCGGCCACATCCCGGCTGGTCCTGGGCGTGAAAACATGGCCAGCCATGAGTCACGACTCGCCGCGGAGGTCGCCCCCATACTTGCGTCTCGGTTGCATGAGGATGGTTCGGCGGATGTGTTCGAGCGCATCGAGATGCCGCTGGTCCCGATACTCTCGCGCATGGAGCGGACCGGAGTGGGTCTCGACACGCAGGTCCTGCTTGAACTCGGCGAGGAGGTCGCCGGGCGCCTCGAGGGAATCGCTACCGCCATCTACGGGTATGCTGGCGGCGAGTTCTGCATCGACTCGCCCAAGCAGCTCTCGGAGGTGCTCTTCGAGAAGCTCGGCCTGCCGACGCAGAAGCGCAAGAAGACGGGCTATTCCACCGACGCCAGCGTGCTCGCGGCACTCGCGCCCATGCACCCGATCGCGGAGGAGGTAGTCGCATATCGCGAGCTCGCCAAACTCAAGTCGACGTATATCGATGCTCTGCCAGCGCTGGTCGCAGCCGACGGACGGATCCATACCACCTTCAACCAGACCGTCGCAGCCACCGGTCGTCTCTCCAGCAGCGCGCCGAACCTGCAGAACATCCCGGTGCGCACCGAGCTAGGTCGCCGCATCCGGGCAGCATTCGTTCCGGCGATCGAAGGCGATTTGATCGTGGCCGCCGACTATTCGCAGATCGAGTTGCGGATCCTCGCTCACCTGTCGGGCGACCAGGGGCTGATCGAAGCGTTCACCGATGGCAGGGACTTCCACGCGGTGACGGCCTCGCGCGTCTTTGGCGTGCCGGTGGAGGATGTGCCGCAAGGGTATCGGGCGAAGGCCAAGGCCGTGAACTTCGGCATCGTGTATGGCCAGAGCGCTCATGGACTCGCCGACTCGCTCAAGATCGGGCACGGCGAGGCGCAGGACATGATCGACCGCTACTACGCGGCGTACCCCCGTGTGCGGGCGTATCTCGATGAGACCGTCGCCTCGGCGCACAGGCTGGGCTATGCGAGCACGCTGTTCGGGCGTAAGCGACGGATCCCCGAGCTCAAGAGCCCCAACTTCAACTTGCGCGCCTTCGGTGAGCGCACCGCGATGAACCACCCCATGCAGGGAACCGCCGCCGATATCATGAAGCTCGCCATGATTGAGGTCGACCGCAAGCTGCGCGAAACCAAGCTCGAAGCACGGATGCTGCTGCAAGTCCACGACGAACTCGTCTTCGAGTGC